A genomic window from Silene latifolia isolate original U9 population chromosome 11, ASM4854445v1, whole genome shotgun sequence includes:
- the LOC141614171 gene encoding uncharacterized protein LOC141614171 — protein sequence MVGRDVEGKVVVVGCRRVTAWWEAAVAEAKALEFGVEIAAKMNFSNVIFGSDAKNVVSAVENGREDRCPFGLSVTDITDYVTSFISCRWSHVLWDGNTVAHHVARLCTESGNEVLYFSDFPDAILALAEIDLI from the coding sequence ATGGTTGGACGTGATGTTGAGGGGAAGGTCGTGGTAGTTGGGTGTAGGAGAGTCACGGCCTGGTGGGAAGCAGCTGTTGCTGAAGCCAAGGCGCTGGAGTTCGGGGTGGAAATTGCAGCTAAGATGAACTTCTCTAATGTAATCTTCGGGAGCGATGCGAAGAATGTGGTGAGTGCAGTAGAAAATGGCAGGGAGGATCGCTGTCCTTTTGGGCTCAGTGTAACCGATATTACTGATTATGTTACATCCTTTATTAGTTGTCGATGGTCTCATGTGTTGTGGGATGGAAATACCGTGGCGCATCACGTAGCTAGATTGTGCACTGAAAGTGGTAATGAAGTCTTGTATTTTTCAGACTTTCCGGATGCGATTTTAGCATTGGCGGAAATTGATTTAATATAA
- the LOC141614172 gene encoding uncharacterized protein LOC141614172: protein MPDDLMFWWPNKNRVYSVRSGYWLGMRIQPPVVEMGEDQGASIIWRMIWTVEIPPKLSHFLWRASTNILAVRSNLAHRHYVQDPLCELCKEENETVNHALLECGWAKNLWADSVFFPLLSLAPAESFTKRLAWMLQNLDKAARGKFLAMLWAIWYMRNLRVFDSETTQPSVVIVGMTKIVMDYERYRKEVGFQSHKHSVEEARTWTAPPYGCGED, encoded by the coding sequence ATGCCTGATGACTTGATGTTCTGGTGGCCAAATAAGAACAGAGTTTACTCTGTTCGGTCGGGCTACTGGCTGGGTATGAGAATTCAACCGCCGGTCGTTGAGATGGGGGAGGATCAAGGTGCGTCAATAATTTGGAGGATGATATGGACAGTGGAAATCCCACCAAAACTCTCTCATTTCTTATGGAGAGCTTCTACTAACATCCTGGCTGTTAGGAGCAATTTAGCGCATAGACACTATGTCCAAGACCCCCTATGTGAGCTCTGCAAGGAGGAGAATGAGACAGTGAACCACGCTCTGCTCGAATGTGGGTGGGCAAAGAATTTATGGGCTGACAGTGTTTTCTTCCCTCTCCTCAGTTTGGCCCCTGCTGAATCCTTTACTAAACGGCTAGCTTGGATGCTGCAAAATCTCGACAAAGCGGCACGAGGTAAGTTTCTAGCAATGCTCTGGGCTATATGGTATATGAGAAACCTTCGCGTCTTTGACAGTGAGACCACCCAACCTAGTGTTGTAATAGTGGGGATGACAAAGATTGTTATGGACTATGAGAGGTACAGGAAGGAGGTGGGGTTTCAATCCCATAAGCATTCGGTGGAGGAGGCTCGTACCTGGACTGCTCCCCCTTATGGGTGTGGTGAAGATTAA